In the Diorhabda carinulata isolate Delta chromosome 9, icDioCari1.1, whole genome shotgun sequence genome, one interval contains:
- the LOC130898094 gene encoding tigger transposable element-derived protein 1-like: MLQTTQQIYYSDLTTCIPVEVVFLSPNTTALIQPINQGVILNFKAYYLRRTFKQMFEKTDGEENKSVREFWKNYNIVDAVENIGLSWNGVKERSLKGVWKNIWPDLSKSDDVGHSVDADEIVEEIVKLTKQTGFEGVNVEDVEEIIQEAAASLSNDELKELTEQKEKKNVDSSDSEEQKEFSMAFVKRSLSTITEIMDKLIENDPNFDRSSKVRRGVRYALSVYEELLRERRKRKRQTLLDAFVTKRQNTENAEG, from the coding sequence ATGCTCCAAACCACCCAACAAATTTACTATTCAGACTTAACAACATGCATTCCAGTCGAAGTGGTTTTCTTGTCGCCTAACACAACTGCCTTAATTCAACCAATTAACCAAGGcgttatattaaattttaaggCTTATTACTTGCGGCGAACCTTTAAgcaaatgtttgaaaaaacagACGGAGAAGAGAACAAGTCCGTaagagaattttggaaaaactacaACATCGTGGATGCTGTAGAAAACATAGGCCTTTCTTGGAATGGGGTAAAAGAAAGATCTTTGAAAGGAGTATGGAAGAATATTTGGCCGGATTTAAGTAAGAGCGATGACGTTGGACACTCTGTCGATGCGGATGAAATAGTGGAAGAGATAGTGAAATTAACGAAGCAAACCGGTTTTGAAGGGGTAAATGTGGAAGATGtcgaagaaataattcaagaaGCAGCGGCTAGTCTTTCTAATGATGAGCTCAAGGAATTAactgaacaaaaagaaaaaaaaaatgttgacagCAGTGATTCAGAAGAGCAAAAAGAATTTTCGATGGCGTTTGTAAAAAGGAGTTTGTCTACCATAACTGAAATAATGGATAAGTTAATTGAAAATGATCCGAATTTTGACAGGAGCTCAAAAGTAAGGCGTGGTGTTAGATATGCTCTATCCGTTTATGAAGAACTTTTAAGAGAACGACGCAAAAGAAAGAGGCAAACATTGTTAGATGCTTTTGTCACAAAAAGGCAGAACACTGAAAACGCGGAAGGCTAA
- the LOC130898095 gene encoding uncharacterized protein LOC130898095: protein MTIDPTDDFDMRNISLPENEAKRKWRNLLDQFAKELKKVREPRSGDPSDEDGNYRNCRCFRRNCAKDENTPSQSTATPRFKRKAPPEKKEDVEQQLLNIEAKKLALLETPEDENSLFLRSLLPYFQKMDPLQQLRVRNKFQDILIQEMSPPSTSSHSENIHFRQHHSTAVSSVASSTYSNVSSPPSSADSAYLATHFQNMYPL from the exons ATGACTATAGACCCAACTGATGACTTTGATATGCGAAAT ATTTCTCTTCCAGAAAACGAAGCAAAAAGAAAATGGCGCAATTTACTAGATCAATTCGcgaaagaattaaaaaaagttcGTGAACCTCGTTCAGGCGACCCCTCAGATGAAGATGGAAATTACAGGAATTGTCGATGTTTCAGAAGGAATT GTGCTAAGGATG aaaacacGCCATCCCAAAGTACAGCAACACCTCGTTTTAAAAGAAAGGCACCACctgaaaagaaagaagatgtagaacaacaattattaaatatagaGGCAAAAAAACTTGCTCTACTTGAAACACCGGAAGACGAGAATTCTCTATTCCTGAGGTCCCTCCTGccatatttccaaaaaatggaTCCGCTGCAGCAACTACGTGTAAGAAACAAATTCCAAGACATATTAATCCAAGAAATGTCACCTCCGTCTACCAGTTCTCACTccgaaaatattcattttcgtCAGCACCACTCAACTGCTGTATCATCAGTGGCCTCATCGACCTATTCGAATGTTTCTTCACCTCCGTCATCTGCAGACTCAGCCTATTTGGCAACTCATTTTCAGAATATGTACCCTCTTTAG